Genomic DNA from Mycobacteroides chelonae CCUG 47445:
GGGCAAGGTAACTACGGTGCGGCCAAGGCCGGTATCGCGGCGCTGTCTTGCGTCGCGGCTGCTGAGCTGGAGCGATACGGGGTCAAGGTGAACGCGATCGCGCCGGTGGCGCGCACGCGCCTGACGCTGGCCACGCCGGGTATGGGTGCGATCTTCGCGGAGCCGGTGGAGGAGGGGCAGTTCGACATGTTCAGCCCGGCCAACATCTCACCGTTGGTGGCCTACCTGAGCACGGAGAAGAACCCGTGGACTGGCCAGGTGTTCAAGGTGACGGGTGGATCCATCCAGCGGCTCAAGGGTTGGTCGGTGACCGACACCGCCGAGACCGACGGACCGTGGAGCATTGACCTGGTGCGCGAGAGCGTGGAGCCCTGGAAGTAGGAGTTTCTTAACGCGAACGGTCCCCCGAAATCGGGGGACCGTTCGGCGTTTTCAGGTGTGCCTACGGCGGCTCGCCCCTAGATTCGGAGTTATGAGGCACACCGGTCAACTCGCCGCGGAGTTCGTCGGCACGCTGATCTTGATTCTGTTCGGCTTGGGTGTGGTCGCACAGGTGGTGACGGCCGGGAACGAGGACTACGGCAATCACAACTCCATCGCCTGGGCCTGGGGCATGGGAGTCGCCTTCGGCATCTTCGCCGCCGGGCGGATATCCGGCGCGCACCTCAACCCGGCGGTGACACTGGCGTTGGCGGCGTTTCGTGGATTCCCCTGGAAACACGTGATTCCGTTCATCGTGGCCCAGACCGCCGGTGCGTTCGTGGCGGCGCTGCTGGTCCGGTGGAACTACGGGAGTGTGTTGTCGGCCGTGGATCCCGGGCACACCATTGCGACGCAGGGGGTCTTCTCGACGCTACCGGGCAACGGCGCCCTTGACGTCAGCCTGTGGGGCGGCCTGCGCGACCAGATCATCGGCACAGCAATTCTGCTGTTCCTGATCTTCGCCATTTCAGACCGACGCAATATCCGTATGCCCGAGAGTCTTTTGCCGTTCGCGATCGGTGCGGTGGTCGTCGGTCTGGGCATGGCATGGGGGTCCATCGCGGGGTACGCGATCAATCCGGCCCGCGATTTCGGACCCCGGCTGGCGTCTTATCTCACCGGTTTCGATACGGTTTTCCTCGACCAGCACGGCGCCCAGTATTGGTGGGTGCCGATAGTCGGGCCACTCGTCGGGGGCCTGCTGGGGGCCGCCCTGTACCGCTATCTCGTGGAAGCATTCCTGTACGCAGACGATTCCGATACTCAATCACCTTCGCACACCGAGGAGTTCGCCAATGGCTGATTTCGTGGCATCGATCGACCAGGGCACGACCAGCACGCGTGCCATGATCTTCAACCACCGGGGCGAGGAGGTCGGCCGCCACCAGTTGGAGCATCAGCAGCTGCTGCCGCGGGCAGGTTGGGTGGAGCACAATCCGGTGGAGATCTGGGAACGCACCTGGTCGGTGCTGGCCACTTCCCTGAACGTGACCGGATTGTCATCGGGGGATCTGGCTGCCGTGGGAGTGACCAACCAGCGCGAGACCACGTTGGTGTGGAACCGTCATACCGGCCGGCCGTACTGCAATGCCATCGTCTGGCAGGACACCCGCACCGACAAGATCGCGGCGGCGCTGGACCGGGACGGCCGCGGTGACATCATCCGGGAGAAGGCCGGATTGCCACCTGCCACATACTTTTCCGGCGGCAAGCTGCAGTGGATTCTGGAGAACATCGACGGTGTGCGCCGCGACGCGGAGAACGGCGATGCGCTCTTCGGTACCCCCGATAGCTGGGTGATCTGGAACCTTACCGGTGGCATTCGCGGCGGGGTGCACGTCACCGACGTGACCAACGCCAGCCGCACGATGCTGATGAACCTGGAGACCCTGGACTGGGATGACGAGCTGCTGTCGTTCTTTTCCATTCCACGCCAGATGCTTCCGCCGATCAAGGCATCCTCGCCGGTAGAGCCCTTTGGTGTGACGACCCATATGGGGCCGCTCGGCGGTGAGGTGCCCATTGCCGGCGATTTGGGTGATCAGCAGGCGGCGATGGTGGGACAGGTGTGCCTGAGCCCCGGCGAGGCCAAGAATACCTATGGCACCGGAAACTTCTTGCTACTCAACACCGGTGAAGAATTGGTCCGCTCCCGCAATGGGTTGTTGACCACCGTCTGTTACCAATTCGGGGACAGCAAGCCGGTGTACGCGCTCGAGGGTTCCATCGCGGTCACCGGCTCGGCGGTGCAGTGGTTGCGGGATCAGCTTGGCATCATCAGCGGCGCCGCACAGAGCGAGGATTTGGCGCGTCAGGTCGAGGACAACGGCGGAGTGTATTTCGTACCGGCCTTCTCGGGGCTGTTCGCGCCGCACTGGCGTTCGGATGCCCGCGGCGCGATCGTGGGCCTTTCCCGGTTCAACACGAACGCGCATTTGGCGCGCGCCACGCTGGAGGCGATCTGCTACCAGAGCCGCGAAGTGGTCGAAGCCATGGAGGCGGACTCGGGTGTGCACCTGGAGGTGCTCAAGGTGGACGGTGGGATTACCGCCAACAAGCTCTGCATGCAGATCCAGGCCGACACCCTGGGCGTGGATGTCGTCAAACCCGTTGTCGCCGAAACGACCGCGCTCGGCGCTGCGTACGCGGCGGGCTTGGCTGTCGGCTTCTGGAAGGACGTCGACGACCTTCGGCGGAACTGGCAGGAAGACGAACGATGGAGCTCCTCGATCAGCGAAGAACAGCGCGCGCATGGGTTCGCCGGCTGGAAGAAGGCCGTGCAGCGCACGCTGGATTGGGTCGAGGCCTAAGAAATGGCCGAGTGTCGACTTCTCGGGTGAAAGTTCGAGAGAGCAGCCCGAAAAGTCGACACTCGACAGGTGAGTTAGTCGGTTTCGCCCAAGATGCCGTAGATCTGCTTGCGAGCAGAATTCACGATCTCGATGATCCGTTGCTGCTGTTCGGCTGAGGCAGCGTGGGCCGACTGTGCGACCGCGCCCATCAGCTGACCGAGTGCGGAACGAAGATCGAGCACCGATGGGTCGGCGTCCTCATTGATCTTGTCCCAGGGCGGGGTGTCGAGCTTGGCCGCGCCCGCTTTGCCTTCTTCGGTGAGCTCGAACTGCTTGCGGCTGCCGCTGCCCTCGGCCTCAACGATGAGGCCCTCGTCGACGAGCAGTTGCAGTGTCGGATAGACCGAACCGGGGCTCGGCCGCCAGATGTTGTTACTGCGTTCGGCGATCTCACGGATCATTTCGTAGCCGTGCATCGGGCGTTCGGCGAGCAGCGCCAGGATGGCGGCCCGGACGTCGCCGCGCTGGCCACGTCCCCGTCCACGTCCACGTGGCTGGTCACCGAAACCGAATCCGAAGCCAGGGCCGAAGCCCGGCCCGAATCCGCGTCCAAACCCTGGCCCGAACCCGCGGTCCATGAACGCGCCGGGTCCGCGCCGCCCAGCCCAGGCTTGATCCTGAAACTCGCCGCGCGGGTCGCATTCGTGACGACGACCGCCGTGGCGCCGACCTGGTCCGCGACGTGTGGGGTCGAAACCGAATCCGAAACCAAATGGTGTGTCGGGCCGAAACTGTTCGGCCCTTTCCTCATGGGAAGTCATGTGTGTCTCCTCGTGCTTGGGGGGAGGCGTTATCGCCTCTCGATACATAACGATATATCGGAATCGATCGTGATGCAACGAAAACTTTCGAAGGTGATTTCGAGAGCTGCTGCCAGCTACGCGCCGTAGGGTGACCGCCATGACGGTGAAGTGGCTGGAACAACCCGAGGACCACGACTATGCGGCGGCCGTGGATTACCTGACGCTCGTCGGTGAGGCGGATGTGGTGAAGCGGACCGTGAAGGCGCTGCGCAATGCGACGCTGGAGTACCGCAAGGCCAAGGACATCCTGCGGGCGGCTCACCTGGAGATGCTTCCCAAGACCAATGCCCACGTGGCCCGCGACCTTGCGAAGATCGCCAAGGACAAGGCGTTGTCCCCCATCCTGTTGGTGCGGGGGGACGCACGTTCCGGGGCGCGGCTGGAGATTGCCGACGGCTACCACCGGGTCTGCGCTAGCTACATATCCGACGAAAATACCGATATCCCCTGCCATTTGGTGTCCTGGCAGTAGCTCCATGAGCGGATTTGGATTTCCGACCCTGGCGATCGTCGTCGTCGTCGGAATGGTCGGACCACTGCTCGCGCTCAATACGCGTCTGCGGATCCCTGTCGTCATCGGCGAATTACTCGCCGGAATCGTCATCGGCCGCACCGGATTTGGCTGGATCGATGCCTTCGATCCCACGTTCAAGATGTTCGCCGACGTCGGATTCGCGCTGGTCATGTTCGTCGCTGGCACGCATGTGCCCATACGCGATAAGACGATGGTGGCCGCGCTACCCAAGGCGGCCCTGCGCGCCATCGTGGTGGGCGCGGTCGGTGCGGGGTTGGGAGTGTTGCTGGCCAACGCGTTCCACACCGGACATGCACCGCTATACGCGGTGCTCATCGCGTCCTCCTCGGCGGCGCTGGTATTGCCGATCATCGACTCGCTGAGCTTGGAAGGACCCAAGGTATTGAGCACCACCGCACAGGTGGCCATCGCCGATACCGCGTCGATTATTCTGTTGCCCTTGGTTATCGACCTCAAGCACGCGCCCCGGGCGGCCGTCGGTGCGGTGGCCGTGGCGGCCTGCGCGGGCATTGTTTTCGTGATCCTGCGCGCGCTCGATCAGGCCGGAAAGCTCGACCGGTTCCACGACTATTCCAAGCAGCGCCGGGTGGCCATGGAACTGCGGATCAGCCTGGCCATCGTCTTCGGGCTGGCGGCGCTGGCCGTGGAGACTCACGTGTCGATCATGTTGGCCGGGTTCGCGCTGGGCCTGGTCGTCGCGGGCATCGGGGAGCCGCGCCGCCTTGCCAAGCAGTTGTTCGGATTCACCGAAGGCTTTTTCTCGCCACTGTTCTTCGTATGGCTGGGGGCGTCGCTACACGTGCGTGAGCTCGGTGAGAACCCCAAGCTCATGCTGCTGGGGTTGGGCCTGGGTGGCGCGGCCGTGTTGGCCCATGTGGTCGGGCGGGCCTTCGGACAGCCGGTATCGCTGGGTGCGTTGGCGGCGGCTCAGCTCGGCGTACCCATCGCGGCCGCCGCGATCGGTGAGCAACAGCAATCATTACTGCACGGTGAGGCCGCGGCACTCATCTTGGGGGCGCTGGTCACGATCGTCGCGGCAACGCTAGGCGGCTCGCTCTACGCGAAGACATCTACCCGGAATCAGCCAGGCGTAGCGAAACCTGAAGGTCCGCTGGGGGACTCAGGGGGTTCTGACGCTGCCGATGTTGCGGGTGGTCCAGCCCAGTCCGCCGGCGGAACAGGCACCGGCGCCGCAGGGTAGGCGGGCTGCATGTGTTCCAGGGCGCGGCGGTGACGTTCGGCGAGCACTGCGGCCAGCATGAACTGTGGGGGTGTGCCGGGCGGCGGTGGCGGTGCGATGCTGGCAAGCACATCGGTGGAGATCTGGTAGAGCATCTGGTCGCGGGTTTGTGGCGCCAATTGCCCTGCGCGGTTGAGGAATTGGCGGGCAAGATTCGCTTGTTCGGTAGTGAGCCCCGACAGTTGTAATGTCTGTGCCCATTCGGCCAGCGGTGGTGGCATCACCGGCGGCGGAGGGAGTTTGGGGCCACGCTCGCTGATCACCATGGTGCCCGCGAAGATGTCGCCCAGACGTTTGCCCTTTGCCGAGACCAAGCTGCTGATCACGGCGGGGGCACCCATGAACATGAAGATCTCGACCACGGCCGCAAGGGCGCGGATGACGGCTTGCCGCAGGCGTTCCGGGCCCCCATCGTCGGATACCACCCGCAATCCCATGGCCATCTTGCCCAGCGAGCGTCCCCGGGTGGACATCTCCCAGATGACGGGATAGCCGACGAGCGCCAGCACGGAATAGGCGATGCTGAGCGCGCCGGCCAGCGCCTCGTCGAACTGCGAGAGAGAGAACGCGACGACGAAGATCCCGGCATACAGCAGGATCACCTGCACGAAGATGTCGATGAACGCGGACACCACCCGCACCGGAAGCTGGGCCACCTTGACGTCCAAGACAACCGCGTCACCCGTCACCAACTCGGACATCACTCGAGACTACTAGTATTTGCCAGATGGACGTGGACGCATACGTCGCCACTCACCGGGGGACATGGGACCGGCTGGAGCTGCTGCTCAAGCGCAGGCGCAGCCTGAGCGGTCCAGAGATCGATGAGCTGGTCGAGCTGTACCAGCGGGTGTCGACGCACCTGTCGACCGTGCGGTCGTCCTCGGGGGATCCGGCATTGGTCGGGCGGTTGTCCAACCTGGTTGCCCGGGCACGTTCGGCCGTCACGGGAGAGCATGCCCCGTTGTGGCGTCACTTCATCCGATTCTGGACGGTGTCCTTTCCCGTGGTCGCCTACCGGAGCTGGCGGTGGTGGCTGGGCGCGACGGTCGCCTCGATGGTGGTGGCAGTCGCCGTCGGCATCTGGGTGATGCACTCGGCCGAGCTGCAATCGGTGATCGGAACACCCGATGAGATCGCGCACCTGGTGAACGAGGACTTCGAAAACTATTACAGCGAGCATCCCGCGGCGGCCTTCGCGCTGCACGTGTGGATCAACAACTCGTGGGTGGCGGCGCAGTGCATCATCTTCGCCGTGCTGTTGGGCATTCCCATCCCGTTCGTCTTGTTCATGAACGCGGCGAATGTGGGCGTGGCCGGTGGTTTGATGATCGCGGCGGGCCGCGGCGATGTGTTCTTCGGCCTGATCCTCCCGCACGGTCTCTTGGAGCTCACGGCGGTGTTCTTGGCCGCGGGCGCGGGAATGCGCCTGGGATGGAAGGTCATTGACCCCGGCGATCGGCCCCGTGGACAGGTGCTGGCCGAGCAGGGCCGTGCCGTCATGTCGGTGGCGGGCGGACTGGTCGGGGTACTGCTGGTGAGCGGCCTCATCGA
This window encodes:
- a CDS encoding MIP/aquaporin family protein; protein product: MRHTGQLAAEFVGTLILILFGLGVVAQVVTAGNEDYGNHNSIAWAWGMGVAFGIFAAGRISGAHLNPAVTLALAAFRGFPWKHVIPFIVAQTAGAFVAALLVRWNYGSVLSAVDPGHTIATQGVFSTLPGNGALDVSLWGGLRDQIIGTAILLFLIFAISDRRNIRMPESLLPFAIGAVVVGLGMAWGSIAGYAINPARDFGPRLASYLTGFDTVFLDQHGAQYWWVPIVGPLVGGLLGAALYRYLVEAFLYADDSDTQSPSHTEEFANG
- a CDS encoding cation:proton antiporter gives rise to the protein MSGFGFPTLAIVVVVGMVGPLLALNTRLRIPVVIGELLAGIVIGRTGFGWIDAFDPTFKMFADVGFALVMFVAGTHVPIRDKTMVAALPKAALRAIVVGAVGAGLGVLLANAFHTGHAPLYAVLIASSSAALVLPIIDSLSLEGPKVLSTTAQVAIADTASIILLPLVIDLKHAPRAAVGAVAVAACAGIVFVILRALDQAGKLDRFHDYSKQRRVAMELRISLAIVFGLAALAVETHVSIMLAGFALGLVVAGIGEPRRLAKQLFGFTEGFFSPLFFVWLGASLHVRELGENPKLMLLGLGLGGAAVLAHVVGRAFGQPVSLGALAAAQLGVPIAAAAIGEQQQSLLHGEAAALILGALVTIVAATLGGSLYAKTSTRNQPGVAKPEGPLGDSGGSDAADVAGGPAQSAGGTGTGAAG
- a CDS encoding stage II sporulation protein M, with the protein product MDVDAYVATHRGTWDRLELLLKRRRSLSGPEIDELVELYQRVSTHLSTVRSSSGDPALVGRLSNLVARARSAVTGEHAPLWRHFIRFWTVSFPVVAYRSWRWWLGATVASMVVAVAVGIWVMHSAELQSVIGTPDEIAHLVNEDFENYYSEHPAAAFALHVWINNSWVAAQCIIFAVLLGIPIPFVLFMNAANVGVAGGLMIAAGRGDVFFGLILPHGLLELTAVFLAAGAGMRLGWKVIDPGDRPRGQVLAEQGRAVMSVAGGLVGVLLVSGLIEALVTPSPLPTFARVAIGVIAEALFLAYVVILGRRGVAANESGDMEDAPDYAPAS
- a CDS encoding PadR family transcriptional regulator — translated: MTSHEERAEQFRPDTPFGFGFGFDPTRRGPGRRHGGRRHECDPRGEFQDQAWAGRRGPGAFMDRGFGPGFGRGFGPGFGPGFGFGFGDQPRGRGRGRGQRGDVRAAILALLAERPMHGYEMIREIAERSNNIWRPSPGSVYPTLQLLVDEGLIVEAEGSGSRKQFELTEEGKAGAAKLDTPPWDKINEDADPSVLDLRSALGQLMGAVAQSAHAASAEQQQRIIEIVNSARKQIYGILGETD
- the glpK gene encoding glycerol kinase GlpK; protein product: MADFVASIDQGTTSTRAMIFNHRGEEVGRHQLEHQQLLPRAGWVEHNPVEIWERTWSVLATSLNVTGLSSGDLAAVGVTNQRETTLVWNRHTGRPYCNAIVWQDTRTDKIAAALDRDGRGDIIREKAGLPPATYFSGGKLQWILENIDGVRRDAENGDALFGTPDSWVIWNLTGGIRGGVHVTDVTNASRTMLMNLETLDWDDELLSFFSIPRQMLPPIKASSPVEPFGVTTHMGPLGGEVPIAGDLGDQQAAMVGQVCLSPGEAKNTYGTGNFLLLNTGEELVRSRNGLLTTVCYQFGDSKPVYALEGSIAVTGSAVQWLRDQLGIISGAAQSEDLARQVEDNGGVYFVPAFSGLFAPHWRSDARGAIVGLSRFNTNAHLARATLEAICYQSREVVEAMEADSGVHLEVLKVDGGITANKLCMQIQADTLGVDVVKPVVAETTALGAAYAAGLAVGFWKDVDDLRRNWQEDERWSSSISEEQRAHGFAGWKKAVQRTLDWVEA